The following are encoded in a window of Telmatobacter sp. DSM 110680 genomic DNA:
- a CDS encoding M20/M25/M40 family metallo-hydrolase, which produces MKIGLRLARPVRLALLLFCVTSLAQTGSTPATTDQARGEQWWAHVRVLADPSMKGRLTGSEEYLKAAAYVVDQFKQWGLKPAGSHGTWYQPVRFDVERVIASKSSLALVSDGRATPLTIGEDAILGTRLQQPATLDAPLVFIGYGLNLPESGYDDFNSKDLPRSTLKGKIVLVVNGGPADLPGPLKSYARTAPMIRAIRAAGAVGLISIPTPKSMDFGWQRIASSASQPGMRLSAMVGDEAAAHHHPALADDHGELFSATFNPAQAEKLFEGSGHTFAEILALADSQKPLPRFELTKSLQAEVVTENTHVESPNIAAVLEGSDPTLKSQYVVVSAHLDHLGVGEPIHGKTIYAGAMDDASGVATVLETAHALTQGPRTKRSVLFLVFTAEEKGLLGSRYFAGHPTVPEGSVIADLNLDMFMPIFALKKLHVQGLEQSTLGDAARSVGAAHNIEIAGDPEPDRNSFVRTDQYSFVQAGVPALAMKFGWTAGSPEYKAWRAWLAERYHSTDDDLNQPVDLAAAAQFNAFYADLARAVANDAQKPHYLQTSFFRRFEAVE; this is translated from the coding sequence ATGAAAATCGGATTGCGACTTGCGCGGCCGGTGCGGCTGGCGCTGCTACTTTTCTGTGTAACTTCGCTAGCCCAAACAGGCAGCACGCCTGCAACTACCGATCAAGCGCGCGGTGAGCAATGGTGGGCGCACGTGCGCGTACTGGCCGACCCGTCTATGAAGGGTCGCCTCACCGGCAGCGAAGAATATCTGAAAGCCGCAGCCTACGTCGTGGATCAATTCAAACAGTGGGGATTGAAACCCGCAGGCTCCCACGGAACCTGGTACCAGCCAGTGCGCTTTGATGTGGAGCGGGTCATCGCATCGAAGTCATCGCTGGCGCTGGTCTCCGACGGAAGAGCAACGCCGCTCACGATCGGCGAAGACGCGATCCTCGGTACTCGCCTGCAACAACCCGCAACCCTCGACGCTCCGCTGGTGTTCATCGGATACGGTTTGAATCTGCCTGAGTCGGGATATGACGACTTCAACTCGAAGGATTTGCCACGTTCCACGCTAAAAGGCAAGATCGTATTGGTGGTCAATGGTGGCCCTGCCGATTTGCCGGGACCGCTCAAGTCCTACGCGCGCACCGCGCCCATGATTCGCGCTATCCGGGCGGCTGGCGCGGTTGGGCTCATCTCCATCCCTACTCCCAAATCGATGGACTTTGGCTGGCAGCGCATTGCGTCGAGCGCATCGCAGCCGGGGATGAGGCTGTCGGCGATGGTTGGCGATGAGGCAGCGGCCCATCATCATCCTGCCCTGGCCGACGATCATGGCGAATTGTTCTCCGCTACGTTCAATCCGGCGCAGGCAGAGAAGCTCTTTGAAGGCAGCGGCCACACTTTCGCAGAGATTCTAGCCTTGGCCGATTCGCAGAAACCACTTCCACGGTTTGAATTGACGAAGAGCTTACAAGCTGAGGTCGTTACTGAGAATACGCACGTTGAGTCGCCGAACATCGCGGCTGTCCTCGAGGGTTCAGACCCTACGCTCAAATCGCAGTACGTCGTCGTCTCGGCTCATCTCGATCATCTCGGAGTCGGCGAGCCCATCCATGGAAAGACGATATATGCGGGCGCGATGGACGATGCTTCGGGCGTGGCGACGGTCCTCGAAACAGCGCATGCGCTCACTCAGGGCCCTCGCACCAAGCGGTCAGTCCTGTTCCTCGTGTTCACTGCGGAAGAGAAAGGGCTGCTCGGTTCGCGGTACTTTGCTGGACACCCGACCGTGCCTGAGGGCAGCGTCATCGCCGATCTTAATCTCGATATGTTCATGCCCATCTTCGCGCTGAAGAAACTGCACGTGCAGGGGCTGGAGCAGTCGACCCTTGGCGATGCGGCTCGATCCGTAGGTGCGGCTCACAACATTGAGATCGCCGGTGATCCTGAGCCGGACCGTAACTCCTTCGTGCGTACGGATCAGTACAGCTTTGTGCAGGCAGGCGTCCCTGCACTGGCCATGAAGTTTGGATGGACCGCTGGTTCGCCAGAGTATAAAGCGTGGCGCGCATGGCTCGCGGAGCGCTATCACTCCACCGACGATGATTTGAATCAGCCCGTGGACCTGGCCGCTGCCGCCCAGTTCAATGCATTCTATGCAGACCTGGCGCGTGCAGTCGCGAATGATGCGCAGAAGCCTCATTATTTGCAGACAAGCTTCTTCCGGCGATTTGAAGCTGTGGAGTAA
- a CDS encoding ABC transporter permease: MRTLRQDVLYALRQMRLSPVFTLTAMLTLALGIGATTAIFSLIDSVMMKSLPVADPGRLYRVGAGMNCCGQIGPQKEWGLFPYTLYQRIAAAAPEFEQTAAFESWFSSFSVRRAESKEPAKPLRSEYVSGNYFATFGVNAYAGRTLLQSDDQPSAAPAAMLSHRVWQQEYGSDPKVVGSAFLIDGHPFTIVGITPPGFFGETLRSDPPEIFVPLQQEPMLAGQNTTLKTPLAWLRIIGRLKPDAKTDGMAARFTTITRDWLLSELGAEYPQYLDQLKKVLPTEIVNIVPAGGGVAEMKAGYQSSLRILMVVCGQVLLIACANLANLFLARGSARGTQAAVRLAMGATKTRLVRQSLTESLVLAVLGGAAGIFIAFAGVKLIVALAFHSAHFVPIDAKPSLAVLGFAFGMALVTGLLFGTAPAWFASRTNPALVLHGAGRSTRDGRALPQKALVVVQATLSVVLLTGAGLLTRSLMKMEHQNFGFETDHRVSLRVNAPFSSYSPEKLDATYRALRQRLEQIPGVQHVAMGMYSPFTNNWDAMIARQGQGKVDVNGDNASSWDRVSAGYLETMGQRILRGRSITEQDTASTPNVAVVDEAFVKKFFKPGEEPLGTHFGMNDEQYSGMYEIVGVVRTANYTDPSGHWRMPLLFVPLAQRGHYNTAMSQMIEDRSHLIESVVLELHGSMQGLEPQVRRAFAEVDSNLTLISMRTMEQQVADRMEQERSVSQLTGLFGILALVLAAVGLYGVTAYGVERRTGEIGVRIALGANRAQVVAMVLRGAFVQILIGLLIGIPVSIGCARLIASQLYEVKGWDPMALGGSIAALALCALVASLVPARRAAAINPVRALRVE, from the coding sequence ATGCGTACGTTGCGTCAGGATGTTCTTTATGCGTTGCGGCAGATGCGCTTGTCGCCTGTATTCACGCTGACAGCGATGCTTACCCTCGCGCTTGGAATTGGCGCGACAACCGCGATCTTCTCTCTGATTGACAGCGTGATGATGAAGTCACTGCCGGTGGCCGATCCAGGACGGCTCTACCGAGTGGGTGCAGGAATGAATTGCTGCGGGCAGATCGGTCCACAGAAAGAATGGGGACTGTTTCCCTATACGCTGTACCAGCGAATCGCGGCCGCGGCACCGGAATTTGAGCAGACCGCAGCATTTGAGTCCTGGTTTTCCAGCTTCAGTGTGCGTCGCGCCGAGAGCAAAGAGCCAGCAAAGCCACTGCGCAGCGAGTACGTTTCCGGAAATTATTTCGCGACATTCGGAGTGAATGCATACGCGGGACGTACGTTGCTTCAGTCCGACGATCAGCCCTCTGCGGCACCTGCAGCAATGCTGAGTCATCGCGTGTGGCAGCAGGAGTATGGGTCGGACCCGAAGGTGGTCGGCTCTGCCTTTCTGATCGATGGTCACCCCTTCACGATCGTTGGCATCACGCCGCCGGGATTCTTTGGCGAGACGCTCCGCAGCGATCCTCCGGAGATATTTGTGCCACTGCAGCAGGAGCCCATGCTTGCAGGTCAGAACACTACGTTGAAAACGCCATTGGCATGGCTGCGGATCATTGGGCGGCTTAAGCCGGATGCGAAGACGGATGGCATGGCGGCGCGGTTTACGACGATCACCCGTGACTGGCTGCTGAGCGAACTCGGAGCGGAGTATCCGCAATATCTCGATCAGCTGAAAAAAGTGCTACCAACCGAGATCGTGAACATTGTGCCTGCCGGCGGAGGAGTTGCAGAGATGAAGGCCGGCTACCAGAGCAGCCTGCGCATTCTCATGGTGGTCTGCGGACAGGTGCTGCTGATTGCATGCGCGAATCTTGCAAACCTGTTCCTGGCTCGAGGTTCAGCTCGTGGTACACAAGCGGCGGTTCGCCTGGCAATGGGCGCGACAAAGACGCGGTTGGTGCGGCAGTCGCTCACGGAGAGCCTGGTGCTCGCGGTGCTTGGCGGCGCAGCGGGAATCTTCATTGCGTTTGCAGGCGTCAAGCTGATTGTCGCGCTCGCATTTCACTCGGCGCATTTCGTACCAATCGATGCCAAGCCATCGCTCGCGGTGCTGGGGTTTGCATTCGGTATGGCGTTGGTGACGGGGCTGCTGTTTGGCACCGCGCCAGCATGGTTTGCGTCGCGGACCAACCCAGCATTGGTTTTGCATGGTGCCGGTCGCAGCACCCGCGACGGACGCGCATTACCCCAGAAGGCGCTGGTTGTGGTGCAGGCTACTCTGTCTGTTGTGCTGCTGACGGGCGCGGGACTTCTCACGCGCAGCCTCATGAAGATGGAGCACCAGAACTTCGGATTCGAAACCGACCACCGCGTCAGCCTGCGCGTCAATGCTCCCTTCTCTTCCTATTCCCCTGAAAAACTTGACGCGACCTATCGTGCGCTGCGCCAGCGGCTGGAGCAGATTCCGGGCGTCCAGCACGTCGCCATGGGCATGTATTCGCCATTCACAAATAACTGGGACGCGATGATTGCGCGCCAGGGACAAGGCAAAGTCGATGTCAATGGAGATAATGCATCGTCCTGGGATCGCGTCAGTGCGGGCTACCTTGAAACCATGGGTCAGCGCATTCTGCGCGGGCGCAGTATCACGGAGCAGGACACAGCCTCAACACCGAATGTCGCCGTGGTGGACGAAGCTTTCGTGAAGAAGTTTTTTAAGCCGGGAGAAGAGCCGTTAGGCACCCATTTCGGCATGAACGATGAGCAGTACAGCGGGATGTATGAGATTGTGGGCGTGGTTCGCACGGCGAACTATACCGATCCGAGCGGCCACTGGAGAATGCCATTGCTCTTTGTGCCGCTTGCCCAGCGCGGCCATTACAACACGGCAATGTCGCAGATGATCGAAGACCGGTCGCACCTCATCGAATCCGTGGTACTCGAGTTGCATGGCAGTATGCAGGGCCTGGAGCCGCAGGTGCGTCGTGCGTTTGCGGAGGTGGATTCGAACCTGACGCTGATTAGTATGCGCACCATGGAGCAACAGGTAGCGGATCGAATGGAGCAGGAACGCTCCGTTTCGCAATTGACCGGACTGTTCGGCATCCTTGCGCTAGTGCTAGCAGCGGTGGGCCTCTACGGCGTCACAGCCTACGGTGTGGAGCGTCGCACAGGCGAAATCGGTGTTCGTATTGCGCTCGGCGCAAATCGCGCGCAGGTGGTTGCCATGGTTCTCCGCGGAGCCTTCGTGCAGATTCTTATTGGCCTGCTCATCGGGATTCCGGTATCCATCGGATGCGCGCGCCTCATCGCGTCGCAGTTGTACGAAGTGAAGGGTTGGGACCCGATGGCTTTGGGTGGCTCCATTGCTGCCCTGGCACTTTGCGCTCTGGTAGCAAGCCTTGTTCCGGCGCGACGTGCAGCGGCTATCAATCCGGTTCGAGCTCTGCGGGTGGAATAA
- a CDS encoding RNA polymerase sigma factor, producing the protein MIEQDRQIADVIAKERPRLRSFIRRRVANDADADDLLQDVFAELVEASRLMMPIEFVTGWLFRVARNRITDMFRKKRPEAFSDALQEDEDGVLLDVEDLLPSPEAGPEAQYFRGLLLDELQHALAELPAEQRDVFVAHELEGRSFKELAAESEVSVNTLLSRKRYAVLHLRKRLQNLHDEFMEK; encoded by the coding sequence ATGATCGAGCAAGACCGGCAAATCGCGGACGTCATCGCCAAAGAGCGACCTCGGCTACGCAGCTTCATTCGCCGCCGGGTAGCGAACGATGCTGACGCGGACGACCTTCTGCAAGATGTTTTTGCCGAGTTGGTGGAAGCGTCTCGTCTTATGATGCCGATCGAATTCGTCACAGGCTGGCTCTTCCGCGTGGCGCGTAACCGTATTACGGACATGTTCCGCAAGAAGCGTCCGGAAGCCTTCAGCGACGCGCTGCAGGAAGACGAGGACGGCGTTCTGCTCGATGTGGAAGACCTGCTGCCTTCGCCCGAGGCTGGTCCTGAGGCGCAGTATTTTCGCGGTCTCCTGCTCGATGAGCTGCAGCACGCTCTGGCTGAATTGCCCGCTGAGCAGAGAGATGTCTTTGTCGCTCATGAATTGGAAGGCCGCAGCTTCAAAGAACTTGCGGCTGAGAGCGAAGTAAGCGTGAACACGCTGCTCTCACGCAAACGATATGCAGTTCTGCACCTGCGCAAGCGATTGCAGAACCTTCACGACGAGTTTATGGAGAAATGA
- a CDS encoding tetratricopeptide repeat protein has protein sequence MYRLGRFLQVLFFVTLVLIETPLMAARAPDTRDASASEVFGLRTAPLSPQAQEDLNELEDALKDARKRGDAQGEAHAFRAIGLLNYSNERFEDALEAFSNSLALYRQLNAEVLTATELCEMASAYTALSMDQKALDAYKQALPMWHRLDRGREAATLGKIAEIFRRLRDGAEALRFDQAALEGYTLVSDRGGQATVLNNIGLAYFAAGNKRKAVDYFQKARSAYHDLSNLAGEATALNNIAVVYTASGDNIEALASFERELDLTRKSKDRTVEAMTLNSIAVTYSRMGESLAAHKFYGQAASIYHELGDRQAESRELTALSLAIADAKRRGHKNTNTDEVLNACPEALPIVH, from the coding sequence ATGTATCGACTTGGCAGATTCCTGCAAGTGTTGTTCTTCGTGACCTTGGTTCTTATCGAAACACCCCTCATGGCGGCCCGTGCGCCTGACACGCGCGACGCGAGTGCTTCCGAGGTATTCGGACTCAGAACGGCGCCGCTTTCCCCGCAGGCGCAGGAAGATCTGAATGAACTCGAAGACGCGCTGAAGGATGCACGCAAACGGGGAGACGCTCAGGGTGAAGCCCACGCTTTTCGCGCGATTGGATTGCTGAATTATTCAAACGAACGATTCGAGGATGCGCTTGAGGCATTCTCAAACTCGCTCGCGCTCTATCGCCAGTTGAATGCGGAGGTTCTTACGGCAACGGAACTCTGCGAGATGGCTTCCGCATATACCGCCTTGAGCATGGATCAAAAAGCGCTGGACGCTTATAAGCAGGCACTTCCGATGTGGCACCGTTTGGATCGGGGCAGGGAAGCTGCGACTCTAGGCAAGATTGCCGAGATTTTCCGCAGGTTGCGCGACGGCGCAGAAGCACTTCGGTTCGATCAGGCAGCATTGGAGGGATATACGCTGGTCAGCGATCGAGGCGGCCAGGCGACCGTGTTGAATAACATCGGACTCGCCTACTTCGCAGCGGGCAATAAGCGCAAAGCCGTTGACTATTTTCAAAAGGCGCGAAGCGCTTATCACGATCTGTCAAACCTTGCTGGAGAAGCAACTGCGCTCAATAATATTGCGGTGGTTTACACCGCGTCGGGAGACAACATCGAGGCACTGGCGTCGTTTGAGCGGGAACTTGATTTGACTCGCAAAAGCAAGGATCGAACGGTGGAGGCTATGACTCTGAACAGCATCGCCGTTACGTACTCTCGCATGGGCGAGTCACTCGCGGCGCATAAGTTCTATGGTCAGGCCGCCTCTATTTATCACGAATTGGGTGATAGGCAGGCAGAGTCGCGCGAGCTAACCGCGTTGAGTCTCGCAATTGCCGATGCAAAGAGACGGGGTCATAAAAATACAAATACAGATGAAGTATTGAATGCATGTCCGGAGGCACTGCCAATCGTTCACTGA
- a CDS encoding cellulase family glycosylhydrolase: MLRGTNLGNWFEPEGYMFHLGDSAQSPREIEQLSYELIGRAKADAFWRDWRENYITEADIDRIKAMGFNSVRVPIHWKFFDADNAEGFRLMDRLVQWARKDHIYIIIDLHCAPGGQTGTNIDDSDGYPWLYLSPQAQKHTIETWHRIAAHYSREPIVLGYDLLNEPIPHFPQLSRFNGDLEPLYRRISAAVREVDRNHVLILGGAQWDSNFKVFGKPFDSNVMYTFHKYWTATDASVIKEYIEFRDKYKVPIWLGESGENKDEWVAAFTKTLEENHIGWCFWPYKKMDATSSEVTFDRPLHWDAIIALSKMPGGTGSAEKRIAARPSPEDAQAAFDDLSSKIRYSSERVNTGYVRALGLTAPGQ, encoded by the coding sequence ATGCTACGCGGTACGAATCTCGGCAACTGGTTTGAACCCGAAGGCTACATGTTTCACCTGGGGGACAGTGCCCAGTCTCCACGTGAGATCGAACAACTCAGCTATGAACTGATCGGCCGGGCCAAGGCTGATGCATTCTGGAGAGATTGGCGCGAGAACTACATCACCGAGGCCGACATCGACCGCATCAAGGCCATGGGATTTAATTCCGTGCGCGTGCCCATCCATTGGAAGTTCTTCGACGCGGACAACGCCGAAGGCTTTCGCCTGATGGACCGGCTTGTGCAATGGGCGCGCAAGGATCACATTTACATCATCATCGATCTGCACTGCGCCCCCGGTGGCCAGACCGGCACCAACATCGACGACAGCGATGGGTATCCGTGGCTCTATCTAAGCCCACAAGCGCAGAAGCACACCATCGAGACCTGGCATCGCATCGCGGCCCATTACAGCAGGGAACCGATCGTCCTTGGGTACGATCTGCTCAATGAACCGATTCCACACTTCCCGCAATTGAGTCGCTTCAATGGCGATCTTGAACCGCTCTATCGCAGGATTTCCGCAGCCGTTCGCGAGGTCGATCGGAACCATGTGCTCATCCTCGGCGGAGCGCAATGGGACAGCAACTTCAAAGTATTCGGCAAACCATTCGACTCGAACGTGATGTACACCTTCCACAAATACTGGACTGCCACCGACGCCAGCGTCATCAAGGAATATATTGAATTCCGCGACAAGTACAAGGTGCCGATCTGGCTTGGGGAATCGGGCGAGAACAAGGACGAGTGGGTCGCTGCGTTCACTAAGACACTTGAAGAAAATCACATCGGCTGGTGCTTCTGGCCCTATAAGAAGATGGACGCTACTTCGAGCGAAGTCACATTCGATCGCCCGCTGCACTGGGACGCGATCATCGCTCTCAGCAAGATGCCCGGTGGAACCGGCAGTGCCGAAAAGCGAATCGCGGCACGACCCTCACCTGAGGATGCCCAGGCGGCTTTCGATGATTTGTCGAGCAAGATCCGCTACAGCAGCGAAAGAGTAAATACGGGATATGTGCGAGCCCTCGGGCTGACTGCGCCGGGCCAGTAG
- a CDS encoding uracil-DNA glycosylase: MPALDPATREELEARLRFYRELGLTDFYRRPVGLARTADSAMDAPVASSTETLGAPSIPKERVGEQQINSATLEETTLIPPRKPFQPAPPIGTEVASHDRASALQLIREDLGDCTRCALHKGRNKIVFADGDANARLMFVGEGPGADEDAQGLPFVGRAGQLLNNMIAAMGLKREEVYIANVVKCRPPQNRTPEPEEANTCSPFLFRQIDVVRPEVIVALGATAATYLLGQRQPLAGLRGRTHAFRGSKLIVTYHPAFLLRDPRQKKEAWADLQIAMRELGLKPVAKTVS; this comes from the coding sequence TTGCCTGCGCTCGACCCTGCAACCCGTGAAGAGCTTGAGGCGCGCCTGCGCTTCTATCGCGAACTCGGGCTCACCGATTTTTATCGCCGTCCCGTCGGGTTGGCGCGAACAGCCGACTCAGCGATGGACGCCCCCGTAGCATCCAGCACAGAAACCCTGGGTGCCCCCTCCATTCCGAAGGAACGGGTGGGCGAACAACAAATCAATTCCGCCACTCTTGAGGAGACCACTCTCATTCCGCCACGCAAGCCATTTCAACCCGCACCGCCCATTGGCACTGAAGTCGCCTCACACGATCGCGCTTCGGCGCTTCAACTCATTCGCGAAGACCTCGGCGACTGTACTCGCTGCGCATTACACAAGGGCCGTAACAAGATTGTCTTCGCCGACGGTGACGCTAATGCACGCCTGATGTTTGTGGGCGAAGGACCGGGCGCCGATGAAGATGCGCAGGGCCTGCCTTTTGTAGGGCGCGCCGGCCAGTTGCTCAACAACATGATTGCTGCGATGGGCCTGAAGCGCGAAGAGGTCTACATTGCTAACGTGGTCAAGTGCCGCCCGCCACAGAACCGCACCCCCGAGCCCGAAGAGGCAAATACCTGCTCGCCGTTTCTGTTTCGCCAGATCGATGTGGTGCGTCCGGAAGTGATCGTCGCGCTTGGTGCGACCGCGGCTACTTATCTGCTTGGTCAGCGTCAGCCTCTTGCCGGACTTCGCGGCCGCACACACGCCTTTCGCGGCAGCAAGCTGATCGTGACTTACCATCCCGCATTCCTGCTCCGCGATCCTCGTCAGAAAAAGGAAGCCTGGGCCGATCTGCAGATTGCCATGCGCGAACTGGGACTTAAGCCTGTTGCAAAAACGGTATCGTAG
- the coaBC gene encoding bifunctional phosphopantothenoylcysteine decarboxylase/phosphopantothenate--cysteine ligase CoaBC — protein sequence MRVTVGVSGGIAAYKAAELVRALQRRGMEVHVVMTEAATRFVQPLTFAALTGHKVISSLWDESDLNESTYESSIEHIGEAQWTEALVVAPATADILAKFAQGMANDFLTTMYLATPAHVLVAPAMNVHMWQHPAVQANLDILRQRGVRVIEPGTGDLACGMVGAGRMAEPEAIADVVFHSMGRRNDMAGETVLVTAGGTREALDPVRYIGNRSSGKMGYALADAAQSRGAKVILISGPSALHPPARCEVVRVTTAAEMRKAVLEHMVEATMIIKAAAVADYRPVSVSEQKLKRSGPMVLELAPTEDILAEVTKNRRPGQLIIGFAAETQNTMENGRAKLLRKGADAIVVNDVSGEGVGIDSERNAATFLTPSTSIELPEMTKRKLADRILDEISALRRPRPLVFEVDEHSPQDKVLSESVAPLTSRRQIIVE from the coding sequence ATGCGAGTAACAGTCGGCGTTTCCGGTGGCATTGCGGCCTACAAAGCGGCGGAACTGGTGCGTGCCCTGCAGCGCCGTGGCATGGAAGTCCACGTAGTGATGACCGAGGCCGCCACTCGCTTCGTGCAGCCCCTGACATTTGCCGCTCTCACCGGCCACAAAGTAATTTCGAGCCTCTGGGACGAATCCGACCTTAACGAAAGTACCTACGAGTCTTCGATTGAGCACATCGGCGAAGCCCAATGGACTGAAGCGCTCGTCGTCGCGCCGGCCACGGCGGACATTCTCGCCAAGTTTGCGCAGGGCATGGCCAACGATTTTCTGACGACCATGTACTTGGCGACTCCCGCCCACGTGCTTGTTGCGCCGGCAATGAATGTGCACATGTGGCAGCATCCGGCGGTGCAGGCCAACCTCGACATCCTCCGCCAGCGCGGCGTGCGCGTCATCGAACCCGGAACCGGCGACCTGGCCTGCGGCATGGTCGGTGCGGGACGGATGGCCGAGCCTGAAGCTATCGCCGACGTTGTCTTCCATTCCATGGGGCGCCGCAACGACATGGCGGGCGAGACCGTTCTCGTTACCGCGGGAGGCACACGCGAAGCGCTCGATCCGGTCCGGTATATCGGCAACCGCTCCAGCGGCAAGATGGGCTATGCGCTTGCCGATGCTGCACAGAGCCGCGGAGCCAAAGTCATTCTCATCAGCGGCCCTTCGGCGCTCCATCCTCCGGCCCGCTGTGAAGTTGTACGTGTGACGACTGCAGCGGAGATGCGCAAGGCGGTGCTGGAACACATGGTCGAAGCCACCATGATCATCAAGGCAGCTGCCGTCGCAGATTATCGCCCTGTAAGCGTTTCCGAGCAAAAGCTCAAGCGCTCCGGACCCATGGTGCTGGAGCTTGCGCCTACTGAAGACATCCTGGCCGAAGTCACCAAGAATCGCCGCCCGGGCCAATTGATTATCGGCTTCGCTGCCGAGACTCAAAATACTATGGAGAATGGCCGCGCCAAGCTTCTGCGTAAAGGCGCTGACGCCATTGTGGTGAATGATGTCTCCGGCGAAGGCGTCGGCATTGATTCCGAGCGTAATGCGGCAACATTCCTTACGCCTTCAACCTCCATCGAGCTTCCGGAGATGACCAAGCGCAAACTTGCCGATCGCATCCTCGACGAGATTTCTGCGCTGCGTCGTCCCCGCCCGCTGGTTTTTGAAGTTGACGAACACTCGCCGCAGGATAAGGTTCTCAGCGAGTCCGTTGCGCCTCTAACCTCACGCCGCCAGATCATTGTGGAGTAG